Proteins co-encoded in one Corylus avellana chromosome ca9, CavTom2PMs-1.0 genomic window:
- the LOC132192006 gene encoding uncharacterized protein LOC132192006 isoform X2, which yields MAKKKKRNAEKAEHIIDNIPNKYSQQPRSSKPKRRSDFSFFCSFPLSNSGSLQGSSFGEGGSSNVTLNSLHGRHAEGKKMPEHSLIRCSKSQNRGLRFSSNFYNTPLIEVETVAQNELFDCCSERNVSEQTSDSARSLECTPKKSQVTEGIGFRITPGSIVWAKTACQMWWPAEIMDERSNLADSRNQDTDGHVLVEFYGSHDIAWLDPARDLSELEDCFQEKSCNPMEDFQDALKQALQRKEYLSSCRELCKSPNGPNHSDQQDEFSDKWTSSISSRADDDFLERGRGKRERKPKLHFDEVTFPMTSDKKVRRLRIMRYLGLSAPIGSPF from the exons ATggcgaagaagaagaaaaggaatgCAGAGAAAGCAGAGCACATAATTGATAATATACCCAACAAATATTCTCAACAGCCCAGAAGCTCGAAACCCAAACGCCGCTCTGACTTCTCCTTCTTCTGTTCCTTTCCTCTCTCCAATTCAG GTTCCTTACAGGGGTCATCCTTTGGCGAAGGTGGATCATCCAATGTCACCTTAAATAGTTTGCATGGCAGACATgctgaaggaaaaaaaatgcctGAGCATTCTCTTATTCGGTGCAGCAAGTCACAGAATAGAGGATTGCGATTCTCATCCAATTTCTATAATACTCCACTCATAGAAGTGGAAACAGTAGCccaaaatgaactttttgactGCTGCAGTGAAAG AAATGTCAGTGAACAAACAAGTGATAGTGCAAGGTCATTGGAATGTACCCCAAAAAAATCACAGGTTACAGAAGGCATTGGCTTTCGCATAACACCAGGAAGTATTGTATGGGCTAAAACAGCTTGCCAAATGTGGTGGCCTGCTGAG ATCATGGATGAAAGATCCAATCTAGCTGACTCAAGGAACCAGGATACTGATGGACATGTCTTAGTAGAGTTTTATGGAAGCCATGACAT TGCTTGGCTTGATCCTGCCAGAGATCTTTCTGAGCTTGAGGAT TGCTTCCAAGAAAAGAGCTGTAACCCTATGGAAGATTTTCAAGATGCTTTAAAACAA GCCCTACAAAGGAAAGAATATCTGAGTTCATGCAGAGAGTTGTGTAAAAGCCCCAACGGACCCAATCACTCAGATCAACAAGATGAGTTCTCTG ATAAATGGACTTCATCAATCTCAAGCAGAGCAGATGATGATTTCCTTGAAAGAGGGAGGGGGAAGAGGGAGCGAAAGCCTAAACTTCACTTTGAT GAGGTGACATTTCCAATGACATCGGATAAGAAGGTCCGGCGACTTAGGATAATGCGGTACCTTGGCCTTAGCGCTCCAATTGGTTCTCCTTTTTGA
- the LOC132192215 gene encoding thaumatin-like protein 1b yields the protein MRARIVLFGITLAFLFIYGAHSVTITVTNNCPYTIWPGVLTSPPQPQLSNTGFELASTASTSLDVPTPWIGRFWARTGCSTDGSGRFTCATADCGSGQVSCNGNGAVPPASLVEINSVANGGQDFYDISLVDGFNLPVSLAPQGGTGDCTAPSCAANVNAACPEELQVKGSDGGVISCKSACIAFGEDQYCCTGNYNTPETCPPTNYSMFFKSQCPQAYSYPFDDPTSLFSCFGGPNYSITFCP from the exons ATGAGAGCTCGGATAGTACTCTTCGGCATTACCTTAGCCTTTCTTTTCATCTAtg GTGCTCACTCTGTTACAATAACTGTCACAAACAATTGTCCATACACTATTTGGCCAGGAGTTCTAACATCACCTCCGCAACCTCAGTTGTCAAACACTGGATTTGAGCTAGCATCCACAGCATCCACATCACTAGATGTCCCAACTCCGTGGATTGGCCGATTCTGGGCCCGAACTGGATGCTCCACGGATGGGTCAGGAAGGTTCACTTGTGCTACTGCGGATTGTGGCTCCGGTCAGGTTTCATGCAACGGCAACGGTGCAGTCCCGCCGGCGTCTTTGGTAGAAATAAACTCAGTAGCAAATGGTGGACAAGATTTCTACGATATCAGCCTCGTAGACGGCTTCAACTTGCCTGTATCGTTAGCTCCACAAGGCGGGACCGGTGACTGCACGGCGCCGAGCTGTGCTGCCAACGTGAACGCAGCTTGCCCGGAAGAGCTACAAGTCAAAGGGTCTGATGGGGGCGTGATCAGTTGCAAGAGCGCATGCATAGCATTCGGTGAGGACCAATACTGTTGCACCGGTAATTATAATACCCCAGAAACATGCCCACCCACGAACTACTCTATGTTCTTCAAGAGCCAGTGCCCTCAGGCCTATAGTTATCCTTTCGATGATCCTACTAGCCTCTTTTCGTGCTTCGGTGGACCTAACTACAGTATCACGTTCTGTCCATGA
- the LOC132192006 gene encoding uncharacterized protein LOC132192006 isoform X1, with amino-acid sequence MAKKKKRNAEKAEHIIDNIPNKYSQQPRSSKPKRRSDFSFFCSFPLSNSGSLQGSSFGEGGSSNVTLNSLHGRHAEGKKMPEHSLIRCSKSQNRGLRFSSNFYNTPLIEVETVAQNELFDCCSERNVSEQTSDSARSLECTPKKSQVTEGIGFRITPGSIVWAKTACQMWWPAEAERKHVIQLGRAGSKQMIVFGTTKMIMDERSNLADSRNQDTDGHVLVEFYGSHDIAWLDPARDLSELEDCFQEKSCNPMEDFQDALKQALQRKEYLSSCRELCKSPNGPNHSDQQDEFSDKWTSSISSRADDDFLERGRGKRERKPKLHFDEVTFPMTSDKKVRRLRIMRYLGLSAPIGSPF; translated from the exons ATggcgaagaagaagaaaaggaatgCAGAGAAAGCAGAGCACATAATTGATAATATACCCAACAAATATTCTCAACAGCCCAGAAGCTCGAAACCCAAACGCCGCTCTGACTTCTCCTTCTTCTGTTCCTTTCCTCTCTCCAATTCAG GTTCCTTACAGGGGTCATCCTTTGGCGAAGGTGGATCATCCAATGTCACCTTAAATAGTTTGCATGGCAGACATgctgaaggaaaaaaaatgcctGAGCATTCTCTTATTCGGTGCAGCAAGTCACAGAATAGAGGATTGCGATTCTCATCCAATTTCTATAATACTCCACTCATAGAAGTGGAAACAGTAGCccaaaatgaactttttgactGCTGCAGTGAAAG AAATGTCAGTGAACAAACAAGTGATAGTGCAAGGTCATTGGAATGTACCCCAAAAAAATCACAGGTTACAGAAGGCATTGGCTTTCGCATAACACCAGGAAGTATTGTATGGGCTAAAACAGCTTGCCAAATGTGGTGGCCTGCTGAG GCCGAAAGGAAACATGTTATACAGTTGGGTCGTGCTGGATCTAAGCAGATGATTGTTTTTGGAACTACAAAAATG ATCATGGATGAAAGATCCAATCTAGCTGACTCAAGGAACCAGGATACTGATGGACATGTCTTAGTAGAGTTTTATGGAAGCCATGACAT TGCTTGGCTTGATCCTGCCAGAGATCTTTCTGAGCTTGAGGAT TGCTTCCAAGAAAAGAGCTGTAACCCTATGGAAGATTTTCAAGATGCTTTAAAACAA GCCCTACAAAGGAAAGAATATCTGAGTTCATGCAGAGAGTTGTGTAAAAGCCCCAACGGACCCAATCACTCAGATCAACAAGATGAGTTCTCTG ATAAATGGACTTCATCAATCTCAAGCAGAGCAGATGATGATTTCCTTGAAAGAGGGAGGGGGAAGAGGGAGCGAAAGCCTAAACTTCACTTTGAT GAGGTGACATTTCCAATGACATCGGATAAGAAGGTCCGGCGACTTAGGATAATGCGGTACCTTGGCCTTAGCGCTCCAATTGGTTCTCCTTTTTGA
- the LOC132161703 gene encoding thaumatin-like protein 1, producing the protein MMKTLALLGLALAFCFLSGSHAARITFTNNCPRTIWPGTLTSDQKPQLSTTGFELASKASRSIDVQAPWKGRFWARTRCSTNASGKFTCETADCGSGQITCNGNGAVPPASLVEINIAANGGQDFYDVSLVDGFNLPVSVATQGGTGDCKPSSCSANVNAVCPAELQVKGSDGSVLACKSACTAFNKPEYCCTGTFNKPETCPPTNYSKIFEDQCPQAYSYAYDDQNSTFTCFNAPNYIITFCP; encoded by the exons ATGATGAAAACCCTTGCACTCCTCGGCCTTGCATTGGCCTTCTGTTTCTTATCTG GTTCTCATGCGGCTCGAATCACTTTCACAAACAACTGTCCAAGAACTATTTGGCCAGGAACTCTGACGTCGGATCAGAAGCCTCAGCTATCAACTACTGGTTTTGAGTTGGCATCCAAAGCATCAAGATCAATTGATGTCCAAGCTCCATGGAAAGGCCGGTTTTGGGCCCGAACACGATGCTCCACGAACGCCTCTGGAAAGTTCACATGCGAAACTGCTGACTGTGGCTCCGGCCAGATTACATGCAATGGCAATGGTGCAGTCCCGCCAGCGTCTTTGGTAGAAATTAACATAGCAGCAAATGGTGGACAAGATTTCTATGATGTTAGCCTTGTAGACGGCTTCAACCTCCCTGTTTCAGTCGCCACACAAGGAGGGACCGGTGACTGCAAGCCCTCAAGTTGCTCGGCAAACGTGAACGCAGTTTGCCCAGCTGAGCTGCAAGTGAAAGGATCTGATGGGAGCGTGCTTGCTTGCAAGAGCGCATGCACTGCGTTCAATAAACCAGAATATTGTTGCACCGGCACTTTCAATAAACCAGAGACATGTCCACCCACAAACTACTCTAAGATCTTCGAGGACCAATGCCCTCAAGCTTATAGCTATGCTTATGATGATCAAAACAGCACATTTACTTGCTTCAATGCACCCAACTACATCATCACTTTTTGCCCTTAA
- the LOC132191391 gene encoding thaumatin-like protein 1b, with the protein MMKTLALFGLAVAFCFLSGAHAAKITFTNNCPTTVWPGTLTADQKPQLSTTGFELASKASSSVDVQAPWIGRFWARTRCTTDSSGKFSCETADCASGQVACNGAGAIPPASLVEINIAANGGQDFYDVSLVDGFNLPVSVATQGGTGECKSSSCPVDVNAACPAELQVKGSDGSVIACKSACTAFNEPKYCCTPPNDTPETCPATSYSMIFENQCPQAYSYAYDDKNSTFTCSGAPDYVITFCPAA; encoded by the exons atgaTGAAAACCCTTGCACTCTTCGGCCTTGCCGTGGCCTTCTGTTTCCtatctg GTGCTCATGCTGCTAAAATAACTTTCACAAACAACTGTCCGACAACTGTATGGCCAGGAACTCTAACTGCGGACCAGAAACCCCAGCTATCAACTACTGGATTTGAGCTGGCATCCAAAGCATCCTCATCAGTTGATGTCCAAGCTCCATGGATAGGCCGGTTCTGGGCCCGAACACGATGCACCACGGACTCCTCAGGAAAGTTCTCTTGTGAAACTGCTGATTGTGCCTCCGGCCAAGTTGCATGCAACGGCGCCGGTGCAATTCCGCCGGCATCTTTGGTAGAAATCAACATAGCAGCTAATGGTGGACAAGATTTCTACGATGTTAGCCTTGTAGATGGCTTCAACCTCCCTGTTTCAGTTGCTACACAAGGTGGGACCGGTGAGTGCAAGTCCTCAAGCTGCCCGGTAGACGTGAACGCTGCGTGCCCCGCTGAGCTACAAGTAAAAGGTTCTGATGGAAGTGTGATCGCTTGTAAGAGCGCATGCACAGCGTTCAATGAGCCAAAGTATTGTTGCACTCCCCCTAATGATACCCCGGAGACATGCCCAGCTACAAGCTATTCCATGATTTTTGAGAACCAATGCCCTCAAGCTTATAGCTACGCTTATGATGATAAGAACAGCACATTTACTTGCTCCGGTGCACCTGACTACGTTATTACTTTTTGCCCTGCAGCTTGA